In the Passer domesticus isolate bPasDom1 chromosome 4, bPasDom1.hap1, whole genome shotgun sequence genome, one interval contains:
- the SLC10A4 gene encoding sodium/bile acid cotransporter 4, whose protein sequence is MASSAQPPAGAGPDGGSLAGGGETFGDRSLSQGLSVLVGLGLCVTMLGLGCAVELGQLGQQLRRPVGLLLALLGQFVAMPLLAFLLALIFALDEVAAVAVLLCGCCPGGNLSNLMSVLVDGDMNLSIIMTASSTLLALFLMPLCLWIYSRHWINTAVVQLLPLGAVSLTLGSTLLPIGLGVLIRYRHPRAADLLVKISLWSLLVTLVVLFILTGTMLGPDLLAQIPASVYAIAVLMPLAGYALGYGLATVFKMPPHCRRTVSLETGCQNVQLCTAILKLTFSPEIIGSMYMFPLLYALFQSAEAGLFVLAYKMYGKDSYKQDTLGEEEDTDISYKKLKEEEIADTSYGTVTTEEHNSIQMEPTQTAL, encoded by the exons ATGGCCAGCTCCGCGCAGCCCCCCGCGGGAGCCGGCCCCGACGGCGGCTCTCTGGCGGGGGGCGGCGAGACCTTCGGGGACCGCTCCCTCAGCCAGGGCCTGAGCgtgctggtggggctggggctctgcgtgaccatgctggggctgggctgcgccgtggagctggggcagctggggcagcagctccgGCGGCccgtggggctgctgctggcgctgctgggaCAATTCGTGGCcatgccactgctggccttcctcCTCGCCCTCATCTTCGCTCTGGACGAGGTGGCGGCCGTGGCTGTCCTGCTGtgcggctgctgccccgggggCAACCTCTCCAACCTCATGTCGGTGCTCGTCGACGGGGACATGAATCTGAG CATTATCATGACGGCCTCCTCCACGCTGCTGGCCCTCTTCCTGATGCCCCTCTGCCTCTGGATCTACAGCCGCCACTGGATCAACACGGCCgtggtgcagctgctgcccctgggggcGGTAAGCCTGACGCTGGGCAGCACCCTGCTGCCCATCGGCCTGGGGGTGCTCATCCGCTACCGGCACCCCCGCGCCGCCGACCTCCTGGTCAAG ATTTCCCTGTGGTCCCTCTTGGTGACTCTGGTGGTCCTGTTCATCCTGACTGGGACCATGCTGGGCCCAGATCTGTTGGCACAGATTCCTGCGTCTGTCTACGCCATTGCAGTGCTGATGCCTCTGGCAGGGTACGCCTTGGGATACGGCTTAGCCACGGTCTTTAAAATGCCCCCACACTGCAGGAGAACAGTGTCTTTGGAAACAGGGTGCCAAAACGtccagctctgcactgccaTCCTAAAACTCACCTTCTCCCCGGAGATCATAGGGAGCATGTACATGTTTCCCTTGCTTTATGCGCTTTTTCAGTCAGCAGAAGCAGGACTGTTTGTGCTGGCATACAAGATGTACGGGAAAGACAGCTACAAGCAAGATACACTTGGTGAAGAGGAAGACACAGACATTTCCTACAAGAAACTGAAGGAAGAGGAGATAGCTGATACTTCATATGGCACAGTGACCACAGAGGAGCACAACTCCATTCAGATGGAGCCGACTCAGACGGCGCTTTAG